AGACCAAAAGTTAAATTTAGTTGTTCTACATACCCCTGACTCATTTGAAGATCTAATTTTTTAAGGAAGTTGGTATTGATGAGGTTCAGATGGAAAAGACAAGAGATCAAAGAGGTTAGTAGGTTCAGAATAGTTTTCTATTAGCACACTGCAAAGATTTCCTTAAAGGGCAATTTTCTGAGTCATTCTGTCTTTTGGAATCCTTTGTacacaaatcaaaaaatgtaTCTCATTGTATTTGAGCCATTTGGGATTTCCCCGCCCCGCCCTTTTTTTCCTAATGTACTCATAGATAAAAAATTTCATCTACATTAAAACTTTCTCATTGTGGCCACTGTAACTCTAAGTTATCTTCCTGAGATGCACTCATTTCTCTAGAAATGCACAGGTTCTGGGTCCGTAATTTTTAAACCTAAAATGCATTGGAGTTACAGACAGAGGAGTCCCAGACTCCTTAGATTTTGATGAACACATAATTCTCTGTTCTAAAACTCTACTTACCAGAGGCCCTTAACTGGAACCGGTCCAGTTCCTGTTGAAAACACAGTTCAACCTTTGAAATCCAACCCAGATTTTGGTTAGACCTAGTCTGGAAGCTAGTGTACACTACACTGGACCTGGTCCAGTTCCTGTCAATCACTCAGCTCAACCCTGGATCCATTCAGAAACAAAACTTCTCGAATAAACTTAGAGAGCTCAGGATGCAAAATGCAGAGAGCTCAGGATGCAAACGCAGGatgcaaaatacaaaatctgaGAGGGACTTACCCATAACCTCTAGATGCAGCAAGAAATTAGCACAATGGACTCAGCAAGTACCTATGCCTGGTTACTGACTGCATCTGGGGATTACAAGGGGATCCTTCAGATCTGATTTCTGACACCAAACTGGTAAAAACCAAGGCACAACaaaattttcaagtttatttgagTAACAAGCAATTCATGAATTGGTAAACACACAAACCAAAAGAGGTTCAGCACGCTGATGACAAAGCATCAGAGGCAAGTATCTATAGgatgaatgcagaagcagaatttaaaaattatttgattggTTGCTGTTATGAATTTACCTTTTCTCTTTACCTTGCTGGAAAGTTCATAGTCACATAATCATATGTTGATTGGCTGCTTATGAATGACTGAGATTAGGTTTTGTTTCTGTCTAAGAAAGACAGAAATGACTCAAGTTAAATTAGTTTACCAGAAATAACCCAAGTTAAGTTTTGCTTATGTTTTGAATTTAAGCAAcattaaagctatttttaatgcctagttggttggttttgtttgctCAGAACATTTTCAGGCCCACTCTCcactttaattttgctttaacAAGATGAATGTTGATGTTGAATTATTTAGCTGTGCCAAAGTGTCTGTTATAAATGCAGTATCACTAATTCTCTTAAGTTCTCTGAGTCACAGATAAAGAGCCTGGGATGACATTTCTTGTCATCCCTTTCCCCATATGGACCATATGACAGTCAGCCAACAAGAGGCACTCaggtgagatttgggaggtggATGAGAAAGAAGGAGAATCATTCTCTGGCAGTGACAGCAAAGACACAATGGGTGAACCACAGATGCATGTTACAGCAAAGGAGCATCTGAAAGCCACCAGCTCCGTGCACCAATGAGCTTCCCCAGGCCTGTGCATCCCCAGCTCTCCAAAGCATGTGACAGTCTCTAGTTCCCTGGATGGAAAGTACATCCTACTTTTAATACCTAAATGTGCTTCAGTTTTCCTAATTGACTCCTCTGTATCAGCAGAGGAACATGAAATGCTCTTTGGAAAACATGGAGGCAACATAATTTTCAGAAATAACAGACCCCAGTAGTCCTGggttataaaatatgaaaatgagacTACTTATATCACAAGGGATTTGTGCCAAATATCTAGCTAAAATTCTTATTTGACAAGTGTAAAATACTTTAAGATAATCTATACCACTAATTCATATTTTTGTCTTGAATTTACATACCTcacaaattttgaatattttgagacTAAACATTGCCAAAGTCTTTGTAAGACAGTGTCTTACATCACACTTCTCATCTAGTGCTCAAGAAAAATACTTGTGAATTTTCCAATGTTAGCTCAATTAGtctttgttattatttaaaaagtcttgcCTCTGTGGGCATTTTTTGGTGCCTTAATGGAAGACTTTTCATGTTTcctatacatttaattttttaagtttttttctgccACGTTTTCCAACAAAATTTTCTGTAACTGaagtaataatttattgtaccTTCTCTCCAACTAAAaatgttgttttgtgtgtgtgcaataATCCAAGTTTTATTGCTGTCAGTCATAAGCTCAGATCCTGTTAAAACATCTTTAGTTTTTCGTTGTTGGATGTTTAATTCTGGCTCCAGGTGACTAACTTTGTCAATTCTGTTTTTGATTGTTGAGAGAAAGCTTTTTATCAAGCACCCTATGTATCTGCTGAAAATGTCTCTTCATAATAGTACACTccattatctttccatttttttaacacaacaaaaaaggtgtgtgttttcttttgctgtactgTGGCGTATTATAATTACTATTAATCATGAAATTTGCAACATGTCTTCTGCTAATCTATAGTTCTCTTTCCTGTTCTAATTGTAGCACTAGCTTAATCATCTCCATTCAATTCTGCATCAGCATTATACCTTcacttcaaaattaaaacttggCTATACTTATTTTAAgctaaaaagtaatttaattgtattataaataaaataataattagcatttaattttaattatcattaACAATATAGATAGGTGTAACTATAACTCATGCTATctacataaaatattcaaataaagatATTGTGTCCtgataaaaaattattcaaattgaaTCAATCCATTGACACTGACTAGATCAGGGATATATTTATACATGGTGCTGAAAACAATCCATGTGGCAACACATTTGCAGTCCAATACAGATACATctctattttcagattttttcttttacttctttttttttttttttaagagatggggttccaccatgttgcccaggctggtcttgaaatcctgggccaATTATCCTCCAgtgttagcctcccaaagtgctggaattacaagcgtgagccaccatgcctggctcagatgCTTCTCAACTTACAACAGAGTTacgtcctgataaacccattgtaaggtGAAATATTGAAAGTCTAAAATGCACTCAATAAACCTAACCTGCTGGTCATTATAGCTTGGCAACAGTACACTGTAGGGTAGCAGTTGTTTACCAGAGTAATCGCGTGCTGACTGGGAGTTGCAGCTCACTGCCACAGCTGAGCTTCGTGAGAGGGTGTCACATGGCTTTCTACTGCATGCACAGAACTTTCATATCATCATCAAGTCAAGAAATCCTAAGTCAAACCCTCATAAGTCAGGGATGATCTGTAATATCTTAAGTGAGGCAACAGTTAGAGGTAAAGGTATTTCCACCAAAATAGTAAAGTTGTGTTTCATGGTAAAATATTTTACActgtttcaaaatttaaaagtaatgacaactgaataaaatttaaaatttagtttctcagGTGTACCCCTATATattaagtgctcagtagccacatgtggataATACCTACCTTATTGGATACTGTCGTTTCTAGAAAATATTCAAACGTGGAATTTTAATACACACTTCTACATAATCCATGAGTGAAAAAAGACAGCACAAGAAAtatagaaagtattttaaaagaacgATAgtgaaaatagaatattttaaaatgtgggccaggcgtggtggctcatgcctgtaatttcaccactttggtaggctgaagcaggaggattgcttgagctcaggagtttgagaccagcctggacaacaaagtgagaccccatctctacaaaaactaaaaaattaagctgggtgtggtgatgcatgcctgtggtcccaggtacacAGGAAACTCaggtgggggaattgcttgagcctaggaggttgaggcttcagtgagccatgatcatgccactgcacaccagcctgggcaacagagcaagatcctgtctcaaaaaaaaaaaagataaaaatgtgtgAGATACAGATAAACATGCACAGAAGGACATTTTATATCTCTATATTTATATGTTCGAAAAGAAGAATTTTTAGTAAGGTAAAGGATATTGTAGGTAACATGTTGTAGAGGCTTTGGATATTATATCTTCTGCAGAATATTGAGTTTGTTCCAACGGGCACTTAAATTACTGGTGGATCGCTTTTGCCTTGGGAAGGCTTGATTTTAGACATCATTAGCAAGGGTTTGCTTTAATTTGCTCTTCCTTCTAGGGCAAGTCTCTCAGTGCTGAGATGCAGTACTTACTCCTAAAATATGATCCTTTTGGTATTTCAGTGGAAATATACAAGTTTACCAAGGTCTTCTAACTTGATGGACTGGAACTTGCAATTCTCTTTGCTACTGTGGGCAACTGCTGACATCTCTGATCAGCTCTTTCAACCTCCACAGAAGTTTTCCTGGGATCCTCTGGAGAGTGCCCTGTGCTTGTACAGTTCAGGGTCAGCCAAGGATTTGAAGGGAGAAATGCAGAGCTTTTGGTACCCAGCCCGCAAATCCCCACCACTCCATCTCCCCGCTCTGCAGCTCTTTTATTTTGGGGAGCTCCCATGTAAATTTTTACCTGCTCTGGTTGTCCCAGGctccaccctcccaccctccaggcCACTGTGAACATCTGGTGTGTGCCATGTCTGCATCCACACGACTGAATACTGCCTTAATGTGAAAAGTCACACCAAGATGAGACTAGTGTGGTCCCCTCATCTTAGGGGTCAGGTTCTCTGCATGAGTGTCTACCTGCATTTAGCCATTTCCCATGCCttcaaagttattttcttagtattataattttgaattttctatgcACTTTATAAATGTTATCACAAAAAGGTTAGAGGCTGGAATCTTTCTGTAACACTCCACACCTGCTTTGATCCACCAAGGAGGAAAAACCCTGTACTGACTTAGCTCAAATTCTCCAAATCCCTGTTTTTCATCCTTCACTTTAGTGTAGAGATATTTTTAACAAACTCTAAAAGCTGCTATTATCACAGCTTTGGCCAAGACAACCCTCTCTCATCACCATCACCCCCCACCACTAATTTCTTACTGGTTGATAGACTAGAGTTTCTAGAACATACCCACACATGCTTTCCCCATTCTCCTCTGAAGCTGAAAGAGTGAGAGCTATGCAGAGACATCTATCCCTATTCCTGAAATGTCATGGGAGATATCTTTCCTGGTGCTTagcaataaaagagagaaaacaccaTATTTGaggtaaataaaaacaacatttaaTGAATGACATGTTTTGAGTGCCTTGCCAGTTAGTCGCTGAATGGATCTCATTTGGTCAAATGCTTGTGTTTTCTATTATGACATTACTTAAGCTAATAGAGTTAAAATAATAGcatcaaaatttacaaaattatctCCTATCTGAATGAAAATGCAAATGATTCTAACTTTTACTTCAGTAGCTCTGGAGTTTCAAGTCTGTTCACTTAGAAATAAAATGGCCTTAATTAACTTATACTTGAACTACCAATTCCCTCAAACTTAACATAAATGTAAGACATTGCCAACTAGAATACCAATATGATTTTGGGGGGAAATTACAGAATGATTTTAACTCtcacatagaagaaaaaaatgcctgagAATAACaaggtaaatataaaaatgaagactGAGGCAAAAATTGGCTCCCACATTATAGTCAAAGCCACTGTAATcaaatcaatattttattcatacaGGAGTAGAAAAgtagaagacatgaacagaaataaaaattctgaccAAATCTTAAGGAGTGTGAATGAGAACTGAATGTATGATAAATGTTGCATGTTCAGTTCAATGGGAAATTGATCGCTTATTTAATAAGTGATTGTGGCACAAAGGCTGTCTTCAGCAAACACCAAATAACTCTGTGCTCTGCTTTGAGACACTTTTCTGAATCTGTTAGCAAGAGAAATGCTGAAGCTTTCTCAGATGTCTGCTGTGTCTAGGGAAGATGGGGGATGGCTTCAGAGCAAGAGGCCACAGGTCGGCTGTGAGCATCTGTGTCTAGCTGTTGAGCATCTCCAACAGTGGATGAGTGTCCAGGTAGACCTGAGGCTGTGCCCTGAGATTTCTGATCATCTCCCAGCACTGTCTCCACCAGCTGTACTTCCCGCCCCTCTCGGGAGAAACTAGCTAAAGGCCCCCTGCTACGCAGcttgaagaaaggaaaagaggaatatATTGGGGAGCAGTTTCCCCAATGCCTCCTATTATCTTCCCAAATGTCGGTCAACTCCCCAGGAGCATCTTGGACCTCAAAGGAGGTGGGGTGCACCCGGGGCACATCAGTCTCCTCTTGCTGGCAGGCAGCTTCCTATCCGAGGCCTGAGACAGGATGACATCCTACTCCCTTCTCATCCTGTCCAGTATCAGTACTTATAAACCCCGTCTGTAGGAACAGCCTTCCAGGAAAACATCATGGGCTTCAGAGTTCTCCCATAAACCAGGCAGGCTGCCTCGCAAGATGTTTAAGTCACTCTACTGCTTCCTTTGCAGGCCCCctttcttccctgcctccttGCATTGGACCCCCACAAATACTTTGCTAGGGAACCCGTTTGCACACGCAGACACCCCATCCACATGCTCCCATTatcaagggagaagggaggggtgGCAGTGAAGGGCGAGGCAGGTTGAAAGTAGTCTGTGCCTTCTAGGAGCAGAAGGCAAATATCATGAGGGGCCATGAAACCCATGGAAAAAGGGGAAGTAACAGATGCAAGTCATCTCTAATCTAAGTCTACCTTGGTGGGGTGGTGTGACCTCCTCTGCCCAAGTCCACTTGCATCCCTAGGGGCTTCCATGTTCTGTAGCCAGGGCAAGGGACCACCTACTTGACCACAGTCTGACTTCTTGGATACCCTGCCCCAAACTTCTCCCATCATTCCCACTAGGAAGTTCCAACGGGGCTTGTTTGTTACAGCTCAAGAGTGAATAAAAGggctgctcctcctgcctccatcccTGTTCCTGCTTGCTCTCCTCCCAGCCCAGTCTCCAACCCTCCCCACCCAGTCTCCAACCCTCCCCATGTCTCAGCACCACTGCCATGTTCCAGCCACCAGACACAACAGGCACCTTAAACCATCATGGTGTGGGGAGAGATGAGAAGTCATCTGGTCAACAGCTTGCATGGAGTTGCCGCACCAAACGTGACTGCATGACTCCAATGCAGTCAAAAGCTGTGGAAGTTACACAGAAGTAAAAGATACAGGCCTGCCCTCAAGAAACTTTGGTTCTATCAGAGTATAGACAAGTAACTCATGAAAGGCAATGCAATGAGATAGAAGGTCCAATAGGAAGACAGCGTGCTGTTGGGGCACAGAGGAGGGAGGACCCAGATGTTCtggaagaaggaatgaaggaactGGAATGTGATCTGGGCATGCTGGACCCTGTCCTCAAGCCCCATGCCCCTCTTCCTACACCAGACGTCATGACCTGGAGACTGGGAAGCACTCCATGGGatggaaagagaaacagagggcTGGACACAGGGGGGTGCAAAGGCTGATGGTGTCCTTGGCTCAAGTCCAGCACAGGCTCAAAGGTCAGCCTTCCCCAGCAGGCATCTGTGGGCTTCCTCAGATTCCTTCTGGATCTGGGACAGTCCTTCCAGCCAAGACTCCTCACCAGGCACGTCCTCAGAGCCTTGGCCCTGGCTTACTTGCCTTTCCTGTAGTTCTTTCAGCCGAAAGTTTTGCTGGGTATATTGGTAAGCCTTGTTGCTGTAATAATCTCCTTCGTTTTCCCACATAATGGCTTCAACTTTCTCCATGAGCTCTCGCAGTTGGGCCTCCTGCTCCTCCCCCTGTGCCCTGTTGTTGAAGCCGCAATGGCGCCGTGCAAGGGTCACATCCAGCCAGGCAAGGGCCTGGTTGTTGGTCTCTCGCACATAGTCTTCCAGGGAGCCGCCAGCCAGGTCTTCCTTCCGGGTGAACACCAGGATGGTGTGACCCAGAACCCCCACTCCAAAGACCTCCTGCAGGCGCCTGACCACCTGCTGATCCTCATCCGTGAACCGGCCCAGTTGTGTCACCAGGAGCACGGCGTGGGGCCCTGGGGCGGATAAGACGATGGCTTGGCAGATAGCGTCTGCCACCTCTGGCGAGACCTGGGGGGACAGAATGTTGGGTGTGTCAATCACCTCAAGCTCCTTCCCAGCCCACTCTCGGCTCCGTCTCTGGGAGGTCTTGGTCACGGGTCTGGTGCTGAGTTTAGACTCGAAGACGTCCCTGCCGAGGATGCTGTTTCCTGTTGCACTCTTCCCACTCCCTGTTTTCCCCATGAGaatgagcctcagtctccttggGGTCTTCTGTTCTTTCTCCCTTAGACCTAGAAATATCCAAAGAAAGCAGAGGGAACTGGGGTAAGGGCCCATGTACCCCATCTTGTCATCACCAGGAGCCTCTGGGTGTACCCCCAGACTGCAGGGGCAGATTGTAAAAGACCAACATCTGCCCTGAAACCAGCGCTGGGCCACCATTCTGGGCCCACATCCTTGAAGGTGGGGCTGAACGTTCTCTCCCAGTGCAAGAGCAGAGCCTAGAAAGAAGAGCGAGACTTGGCCAATAGAACACCAAGAAACCCAATACCAAGGTTTTTAGATATGACTggggaagaaggcaggaagggaatTCCCTTCTCCTGGCCTTGCGGGTCCCAAGACCCAGAGCACATAAAGAAGTGACAAGTAATAGCTGGTTTCCCAGTCTTGTCCCCACTGAAGACATTGATGTATCTCAGATGACAAAGCATGAAGCTGGCATGTGGCAGCATGGGCGTGGCCATCTCCTGAATCTCCTGGGCACCAACAGGCCTTGCTGTGGCCTGACAGCCACCCTTGGCTCTGACCCACGTGCCAATTCTAACTGAGTGACATTGGGCCCCCTCCAGCTTCCCCAAGGTGGCTGGAAGGAATTTGAATGAATGGGCAGAAGTCTGGGCAGTAGATCTTCATCCCCACCCACCTAGCCCAGTGCAGAGCCAGAGGAGACAGGAACCCCCATCTGAGCAGCCTGGAGCTAGCACACACCACTGGACTTTACTAAAGCCAAAtgcatcacttgagctctggagagGATTCTTAAAAGAATAGCTAACCTTGATTGCTATAACAAAAGGTCAAACAGGTGTTACACAGGTATTGGTAATGTCCCTATTGTAGTAGGTTAACGTGGCTTTTTCCAGATGGCTCAGGCCATTTAAGTTCATAAAGTAAAAGGTCattcatattaaaatacataatgaatCACAAATCATTTCTTCTGGCCAGGAAAGGGCTGGGTTTCCAGCATTTGTAAATCCTGCCTCCCCAGGATGAATGACGAAGTTGAGCCCATGAAAGTTAAGCGCCTGACCCTGTGCAATGGCTTTTGGGAAAGGGACGCCCTCGATAAGGCAGAGCCCAGATCTGAGGCAGCAGCCAAGTACATTCTGCTTGTGCACAAGGCGCTTTCAAACTTACAACTGTGACAGCTCCACTTCGGAGTCAGCCAAACACCCATACAGGGTCTGTTGGCATCCAAGCCTCAGTCCAAGGCCACTTATTTTCGTCACACGCACTGTCAGCACATCCATCCTGAGGAAGAACATCTACCATGTGAAAGCATTTCCTTTGGGACTGGCATGGTGATTTAGTCATTGGTGCTATTTCTCGCCTCCTTTTATCTACCATACCTATCCAGGggtcttttttcttatttttggctAGTGATAAGAAGGGCCCTACCCCAAAGGCCTCTGATGGTGGCTGAGGCGGGTAAATTTCTGTGACTGGGGGACGTCAGCTTCCTCTCCAAGCACACTATGGTGGTGGAGCTGTGTCCCACCTGCACCCCAAATGTTTCCCACTTGCTCCCCTCTCCTCATTCATTTTACCTCCTGACAGCTCCAGCACAGGATCCTGGGACAGCTCTTCTGGGGGATTCTCCTGGGGAATTTGTTCATATTCTTCTTcctccatctacaaaaaaaaaaaaaaaaaaaaaatcatatgttctACTGACTTTCCAAATGAGTTTCAACAGCCACCTGCCTTTCGCCTTTCTCTTGCCAGAGGAAAGTTTTTTGCATTAGTTTAGGGTTGGGGTGGG
The sequence above is a segment of the Homo sapiens chromosome 7, GRCh38.p14 Primary Assembly genome. Coding sequences within it:
- the GIMAP6 gene encoding GTPase IMAP family member 6 isoform 1 (isoform 1 is encoded by transcript variant 1), producing the protein MEEEEYEQIPQENPPEELSQDPVLELSGGLREKEQKTPRRLRLILMGKTGSGKSATGNSILGRDVFESKLSTRPVTKTSQRRSREWAGKELEVIDTPNILSPQVSPEVADAICQAIVLSAPGPHAVLLVTQLGRFTDEDQQVVRRLQEVFGVGVLGHTILVFTRKEDLAGGSLEDYVRETNNQALAWLDVTLARRHCGFNNRAQGEEQEAQLRELMEKVEAIMWENEGDYYSNKAYQYTQQNFRLKELQERQVSQGQGSEDVPGEESWLEGLSQIQKESEEAHRCLLGKADL
- the GIMAP6 gene encoding GTPase IMAP family member 6 isoform 2 (isoform 2 is encoded by transcript variant 2) gives rise to the protein MEEEEYEQIPQENPPEELSQDPVLELSGGSALALGENVQPHLQGCGPRMVAQRWFQGRCWSFTICPCSLGVHPEAPGDDKMGYMGPYPSSLCFLWIFLGLREKEQKTPRRLRLILMGKTGSGKSATGNSILGRDVFESKLSTRPVTKTSQRRSREWAGKELEVIDTPNILSPQVSPEVADAICQAIVLSAPGPHAVLLVTQLGRFTDEDQQVVRRLQEVFGVGVLGHTILVFTRKEDLAGGSLEDYVRETNNQALAWLDVTLARRHCGFNNRAQGEEQEAQLRELMEKVEAIMWENEGDYYSNKAYQYTQQNFRLKELQERQVSQGQGSEDVPGEESWLEGLSQIQKESEEAHRCLLGKADL
- the GIMAP6 gene encoding GTPase IMAP family member 6 isoform 3 (isoform 3 is encoded by transcript variant 3), with the translated sequence MEEEEYEQIPQENPPEELSQDPVLELSGGLARGGRRYLPSHRLIRPRAPRRAPGDTTGPVHG